In one window of Porites lutea chromosome 8, jaPorLute2.1, whole genome shotgun sequence DNA:
- the LOC140945145 gene encoding 5-hydroxytryptamine receptor 4-like, with amino-acid sequence MSFPPVIAAFHALFDVIGLPGNLLVIVTIILESRFHVMRYILLASLALSDFLLLVLVSSFRIKSIAQEHWLYGQTMCYLNSFFIRYLYINTVLHLLAVSYDRYLAIVKSPLTYDGTITKTKVVCMFLIWIIPIPLSIGPFLGWGKYVYNPEVFFCEQGWAENSESYRAGRVVFPTATLVIPFLIIVLLNASVYKTAKRQINAIEVQVGGPVDAENPQQQEIVSRRLRDRKAAVDVSIIIAAFLVCFLPVWVTGICRQFVPGIDIPAQAVLSTTCIFFLSAICNPIIYSIRKREFRKAVKKMFRSIGVCLYIF; translated from the coding sequence ATGAGCTTCCCTCCAGTGATAGCAGCCTTCCATGCACTTTTCGATGTGATCGGTCTTCCTGGTAATTTGTTGGTCATAGTGACGATCATCTTGGAATCAAGATTTCATGTGATGCGATATATTTTACTGGCAAGTCTCGCTTTGTCAGACTTTCTGCTGTTGGTCCTAGTCAGCTCATTCCGCATCAAAAGCATAGCGCAAGAACATTGGTTATATGGCCAAACAATGTGTTATCTCAACtcattcttcataagatacctTTATATCAACACGGTCCTTCACTTGCTCGCAGTGTCTTATGATCGATACCTAGCGATAGTCAAGTCGCCTTTGACTTACGATGGCACCATTACAAAAACCAAAGTGGTGTGTATGTTTCTTATCTGGATAATTCCGATTCCACTTTCCATCGGTCCATTCCTCGGTTGGGGAAAGTACGTATACAACCCAGAGGTGTTCTTCTGCGAGCAGGGATGGGCTGAGAATAGTGAGTCGTATAGAGCAGGAAGAGTCGTTTTCCCGACCGCGACCCTTGTTATACcatttctgatcattgtattaCTAAACGCGTCAGTGTATAAGACGGCGAAAAGGCAGATAAACGCTATTGAAGTTCAAGTGGGTGGCCCTGTCGATGCTGAAAACCCTCAACAGCAAGAGATCGTATCGAGACGACTAAGAGATCGCAAAGCAGCTGTGGATGTATCCATTATCATCGCCGCATTTTTGGTGTGCTTTCTTCCCGTCTGGGTCACAGGCATTTGTCGTCAGTTCGTCCCAGGAATCGATATTCCTGCCCAAGCAGTTCTTTCTACAACGTGCATTTTCTTCCTCAGTGCAATATGCAACCCGATTATCTATTCCATCCGTAAAAGAGAATTCCGTAAAGCGGTGAAGAAAATGTTCCGATCGATTGGAGTTTGTCTATATATATTCTAA
- the LOC140945147 gene encoding octopamine receptor beta-2R-like, with product MAFPQVIAAFLSLFDLIGLPGNLIVLITIILEPRFHVMRYILLASLALSDFLQLILVNSFLIESIAQENWLYGQTMCNLNSSFARYFYINTILHLVAVSYDRYLAIVKSPLTYDGIVTKTRMMFLALIWIIPVIPVSFGQFRGNLKYVYNPKVFFCEQQWAVQTGSSTNVIVSFIAILPVPLLIIVFLNVSVYKTVRRQIKAMIKVHVGGPVDTESPQQQEIASRRLRDRKAAVDVAIIITAFFLCFLPGSIRGVCSQFVPEIDFQPEVVFVTMCIFFFNTICNPIIYSIRKREFRNAVRKMFRMVGGCLDFNGNDTV from the coding sequence ATGGCTTTCCCTCAAGTGATAGCCGCTTTCCTCTCACTTTTCGACCTGATCGGTCTTCCTGGTAACTTAATTGTCCTAATAACGATCATCTTGGAACCAAGATTTCATGTGATGCGGTATATTTTACTTGCCAGCCTCGCTTTATCGGACTTTTTGCAGTTAATCCTCGTAAACTCATTCCTCATTGAAAGCATAGCACAAGAAAATTGGTTGTATGGTCAAACAATGTGTAATCTCAACTCGTCCTTTGCAAGATACTTCTATATCAACACTATTCTTCATTTGGTAGCAGTGTCTTATGATCGATACCTAGCGATAGTCAAGTCGCCTTTGACGTACGATGGCATCGTTACAAAGACGAGAATGATGTTTTTGGCTCTCATCTGGATAATCCCTGTGATTCCAGTTTCTTTCGGTCAATTCCGTGGTAATTTAAAATACGTTTACAATCCAAAGGTGTTCTTCTGCGAGCAGCAATGGGCTGTGCAGACTGGTTCCTCCACAAACGTAATCGTGTCATTCATCGCAATCCTTCCTGTACCACTCCTGATCATCGTATTTCTAAACGTATCTGTGTACAAAACAGTGAGAAGACAGATTAAAGCCATGATTAAAGTCCATGTAGGTGGCCCTGTTGATACTGAAAGCCCTCAACAGCAAGAGATCGCATCGAGGAGACTAAGAGATCGAAAGGCAGCTGTCGATGTCGCAATCATTATCACcgcattttttctttgctttctccCAGGCTCGATTAGAGGTGTTTGTAGCCAGTTTGTCCCAGAAATTGATTTTCAACCCGAGGTAGTTTTTGTCACAATGTGCATTTTCTTCTTCAACACAATATGTAACCCAATCATCTATTCCATCCGTAAAAGAGAATTCCGTAACGCGGTGAGGAAAATGTTTAGAATGGTCGGAGGTTGTCTAGATTTTAACGGCAACGACACCGTTTGA
- the LOC140945149 gene encoding uncharacterized protein, translated as MYASPTMSFPQVIAAFHALFDAIGLPGNLLVIVTIILESRFHVMRYILLASLALSDFLLLVLVNSFRIESIAQEHWLYGQTMCYLNPFFVRYFYINTVLHLLAVSYDRYLAIVKSPLTYHGTITKTRVAFMALIWIIPIPLSIGPFLGWGKYVYNPEVFFCEQGWAVQSDSTRRNMIVLPIATFIVPFLVIVFLNGSVYKAARRQINAIDVQVADAQSPQQQEIVSRRLSDRKAAVDVTIIISAFVLCYLPGWLVGICRQFVPGNDVPAEVILATNCTFFVSTLCNPFIYSIRKREFRAAVKNVFRLIGKINSLWLLYSRNVQTNDITCMYATPTMSFPQVIAAFHALFDAIGLPGNLLVIVTIILESRFHVMRYILLASLALSDFLLLVLVNSFRIKSIAQEHWLYGQTMCYLNPFFVRYFYINTVLHLLAVSYDRYLAIVKSPLTYHGTITKTRVAFMALIWIIPIPLSIGPFLGWGKYVYNPEVFFCEQGWAVQSDSTRGNMIVLPIATFIVPFLVIVFLNGSVYKAARRQINAIDVQVADAQSPQQQEIVSRRLSDRKAAVDVTIIITAFVLCYLPGWLMGICRQFVPGIDVPAEVVLATTGTFFVSTLCNPIIYSIRKREFRTAVRKVFRSIGVCI; from the exons ATGTACGCATCTCCAACCATGAGCTTCCCTCAAGTAATAGCAGCCTTCCACGCACTTTTCGACGCGATCGGTCTTCCTGGTAATTTATTGGTCATAGTGACGATCATCCTCGAGTCAAGATTTCATGTGATGCGATATATTTTACTGGCAAGTCTCGCTTTATCAGACTTTCTGCTGTTGGTCCTCGTCAACTCATTCCGCATTGAAAGCATAGCGCAAGAACATTGGTTATATGGCCAAACAATGTGTTATCTCAACCCATTCTTTGTGAGATACTTCTACATCAACACGGTTCTTCACTTGCTAGCAGTGTCTTATGATCGATACCTAGCGATCGTCAAGTCGCCTTTGACGTACCATGGCACCATAACAAAAACCAGGGTAGCATTTATGGCACTCATCTGGATAATCCCGATTCCACTTTCCATCGGTCCATTCCTTGGTTGGGGAAAGTATGTTTACAACCCAGAGGTGTTCTTCTGCGAGCAGGGATGGGCTGTGCAAAGTGATTCCACAAGAAGAAACATGATCGTTTTACCGATCGCGACGTTTATTGTGCCATTCTTGGTCATTGTATTCCTGAACGGGTCTGTGTACAAGGCGGCGCGAAGGCAGATAAACGCCATTGACGTCCAAGTGGCTGATGCTCAAAGCCCTCAGCAGCAAGAGATCGTATCGAGGAGGCTGAGCGACCGCAAGGCAGCTGTTGATGTCACCATCATCATCTCTGCGTTCGTGCTGTGCTATCTCCCAGGCTGGCTCGTGGGCATTTGCCGTCAGTTCGTTCCAGGAAACGATGTCCCGGCCGAGGTAATTCTCGCCACAAACTGTACTTTCTTCGTCAGCACCCTGTGTAACCCGTTCATCTACTCTATCCGTAAACGAGAATTCCGCGCCGCAGTAAAGAACGTATTCAGATTGATTGGA AAAATTAACTCACTTTGGTTGCTTTACTCTCGTAACGTTCAAACAAATGACATAACTTGTATGTACGCAACTCCAACCATGAGCTTTCCTCAAGTAATAGCAGCCTTCCACGCACTTTTCGACGCGATCGGTCTTCCTGGTAATTTATTGGTCATAGTGACGATCATCCTCGAATCAAGATTTCATGTGATGCGATATATTTTACTGGCAAGTCTGGCTTTATCAGACTTTCTGCTGTTGGTCCTCGTCAACTCATTCCGCATCAAAAGCATAGCGCAAGAACATTGGTTATATGGTCAAACAATGTGTTATCTCAACCCATTCTTTGTGAGATACTTCTATATCAACACGGTTCTTCACTTGCTAGCAGTGTCTTATGATCGATACCTAGCGATCGTCAAGTCGCCTTTGACGTACCACGGCACCATTACAAAAACCAGAGTAGCATTTATGGCACTTATCTGGATAATCCCGATTCCACTTTCCATCGGTCCATTCCTTGGTTGGGGAAAGTACGTTTACAACCCAGAGGTGTTCTTCTGCGAGCAGGGATGGGCTGTGCAGAGTGATTCCACAAGAGGAAACATGATCGTTTTACCGATCGCAACGTTTATTGTGCCATTCTTGGTCATTGTATTCCTGAACGGGTCTGTGTACAAGGCGGCGCGAAGGCAGATAAACGCCATTGACGTCCAAGTGGCTGATGCTCAAAGCCCTCAGCAGCAAGAGATCGTATCGAGGAGGCTGAGCGACCGCAAGGCAGCTGTTGatgtcaccatcatcatcaccgcgTTCGTGCTGTGCTATCTCCCAGGCTGGCTTATGGGCATTTGCCGTCAGTTCGTTCCAGGAATCGATGTTCCAGCCGAGGTAGTTCTTGCAACAACCGGTACTTTCTTCGTCAGCACACTGTGTAACCCGATCATCTATTCTATCCGTAAACGAGAATTCCGTACCGCAGTAAGAAAAGTATTCAGATCGATTGGAGTTTGTATTTAG
- the LOC140946840 gene encoding uncharacterized protein gives MAAHGSVSSRLSQSLTEEDIPGASLQGRNPTALKTDELRFWLKCRGDPAKGLKTKAQLAKRVLEYVASGRDKDVVDPDKNLIYTRRKARQEQLAQSDAMPEESTVKFPSAGWSTSLQRMPLFTRAEMDLHISKSGKNFDRNKQNHAVPTSMKKAKTFLDDEYLKDLTCASDDQYFYFKCLCYHSFKKNEPPHKLQVALCLVSGVVKYASCTCVAGSVGFCNHVLAVMMKLCKFSLYCCQDIKDLENESDMTQVKACTSSLQLWHRPVRGDKIKPQPVMELEVKKSNIDTEYNPDGGVRCLLYEARKNLGTQASDEALLKNKLQEINPKFALSQIMSTGGTNLQETKFGKCPSGSYASYQLQFTESNFQVFCNIDSVPRVDCNDEQNAISVYPPFPLQQSEQYEKPDDLSSNQEALLDHLIVDEAKLNTIEKKTSEQAASQEWQAERKFRYTASNFHTIVKRQRNHNTLVNNLLHPKPFTAKQTAHGKTYEPVALKEYEKYMFSTRNPVSVFKSGLVVSMASPFLAASPDGKVIDRGCSKPFGLVEVKCPYSKFHVSPLEACADETFYAENVNGKPRLKRGHQYYFQIQGQLGITGASWCDFVIYTNKGMSIERITSDPQFWDVLNEGLKKSYFEHFIAPASVEFSNH, from the exons ATGGCCGCTCATGGCTCTGTAAGTAGCCGTCTTTCTCAGAGTCTTACGGAGGAAGATATCCCCGGAGCATCGCTTCAGGGAAGAAATCCGACTGCTCTTAAAACAGATGAACTTCGCTTTTGGTTAAAATGTCGTGGCGATCCAGCAAAGGGGTTAAAAACAAAGGCACAATTGGCGAAAAG AGTTCTGGAATATGTTGCGTCTGGTCGTGATAAAGATGTTGTGGATCCCGATAAAAATCTGATATACACGCGTCGAAAGGCGAGACAAGAACAACTCGCTCAAAGTGATGCGATGCCTGAGGAAAGTACTGTTAAATTTCCATCAGCCGGATGGTCTACAAGTTTGCAACGAATGCCATTATTCACAAGGGCAGAGATGGATTTACATATTTCTAAATCTGGAAAAAACTTTGACAGAAATAAACAGAACCATGCTGTTCCAACAAGcatgaaaaaggcaaaaacatttcttgatGATGAATACCTGAAAGACTTAACTTGCGCAAGTGATGACCAATATTTCTATTTCAAATGCTTGTGTTAccatagctttaaaaaaaatgagccacCCCACAAATTACAAGTTGCACTTTGTTTAGTGAGTGGAGTTGTTAAATATGCTTCGTGTACATGTGTAGCAGGATCTGTTGGTTTTTGCAATCATGTGCTTGCTGTTATGATGAAACTCTGTAAGTTCAGCTTGTATTGTTGTCAAGATATTAAGGACTTGGAAAATGAATCTGATATGACACAAGTTAAGGCATGCACTTCAAGTTTACAACTATGGCACAGGCCTGTAAGAGGAGATAAAATCAAGCCCCAACCTGTCATGGAACTTGAGGTCAAAAAGTCGAATATAGACACAGAGTATAACCCTGATGGTGGAGTAAGGTGCTTGTTGTATGAAGCTAGGAAAAATTTGGGTACACAAGCATCTGATGAAGCtttgttaaaaaacaagcttCAAGAGATCAACCCTAAGTTTGCCTTGTCTCAAATTATGTCTACTGGTGGTACCAACTtacaggaaacaaaatttggaaaatgtCCAAGTGGCTCATATGCAAGTTACCAGTTACAGTTCACAGAGTctaattttcaagttttctgtAATATTGACTCAGTGCCTAGAGTGGACTGTAATGATGAACAAAATGCTATTTCCGTATATCCTCCATTCCCTTTGCAACAATCTGAGCAGTATGAAAAGCCAGATGATTTAAGCAGCAACCAGGAAGCACTCCTGGATCATTTGATTGTTGATGAGGCAAAGCTTAATACCATAGAGAAGAAAACAAGTGAACAAGCAGCCTCACAGGAATGGCAGGCTGAAAGGAAATTTCGGTATACAGCATCTAATTTCCACACAATTGTAAAAAGGCAAAGGAATCATAACACTCTAGTAAATAATCTGCTTCATCCCAAACCATTCACTGCCAAACAAACTGCACATGGGAAAACCTATGAGCCTGTAGCCttaaaagaatatgaaaaatatatgttttcAACAAGGAACCCAGTTTCAGTGTTCAAAAGTGGCCTTGTTGTCAGTATGGCCTCTCCCTTTTTAGCAGCATCACCAGATGGCAAGGTCATTGACCGAGGCTGTAGCAAGCCTTTTGGGCTGGTAGAGGTTAAATGTCCCTACTCTAAATTTCATGTGAGTCCTTTAGAAGCATGTGCCGATGAAACTTTTTATGCAGAAAATGTAAATGGAAAGCCGAGGCTAAAAAGGGGGCACCAGTACTACTTTCAGATACAGGGTCAACTAGGTATTACAGGAGCAAGTTGGTGTGACTTTGTTATCTATACTAACAAAGGCATGAGTATAGAGAGGATCACATCTGATCCTCAATTCTGGGACGTATTGAATGAAGGCCTAAAGAAGAGCTATTTTGAACATTTCATAGCACCAGCTTCTGTGGAGTTCAGTAACCATTAG
- the LOC140947107 gene encoding octopamine receptor beta-2R-like, with protein sequence MYATPTMSFPQVIAAFHALFDAIGLPGNLLVIVTIILESRFHVMRHILLASLALSDFLLLVLVNSFRIESIAQEHWLYGQTMCHLNPFFVRYFYINTVLHLLAVSYDRYLAIVKSPLTYHGTITKTRVAFMAIIWIIPIPLSIGPFLGWGKYVYNPEVFFCEQGWAVQSDSTRGNMIVLPIATFIVPFLVIVFLNGSVYKAARRQINAIDVQVADAQSPQQQEIVSRRLSDRKAAVDVTIIIATFLLCYLPGWLMGICRQFVPGIDVPAEVVLATTCTFFVSTLCNLIIYSIRKREFRTAVKKVFRLIGVCI encoded by the coding sequence ATGTACGCAACTCCAACCATGAGCTTTCCTCAAGTAATAGCAGCCTTCCACGCACTTTTCGACGCGATCGGTCTTCCTGGTAATTTATTGGTCATAGTGACGATCATCCTCGAATCAAGATTTCATGTGATGCGACATATTTTACTGGCAAGTCTGGCTTTATCAGACTTTCTGCTGTTGGTCCTCGTCAACTCATTCCGCATCGAAAGCATAGCGCAAGAACATTGGTTATATGGCCAAACAATGTGTCATCTCAACCCATTCTTTGTGAGATACTTCTACATCAACACGGTTCTTCACTTGCTAGCAGTGTCTTATGATCGATACCTAGCGATCGTCAAGTCGCCTTTGACGTACCATGGCACCATTACAAAAACCAGGGTAGCATTTATGGCAATCATCTGGATAATCCCGATTCCACTTTCCATCGGTCCATTCCTTGGTTGGGGAAAGTACGTATACAACCCAGAGGTGTTCTTCTGCGAGCAGGGGTGGGCTGTGCAGAGTGATTCCACTAGAGGAAACATGATCGTTTTACCGATCGCAACGTTTATTGTGCCATTCTTGGTCATTGTATTCCTGAACGGGTCTGTGTACAAGGCGGCGCGAAGGCAGATAAACGCCATTGACGTCCAAGTGGCTGATGCTCAAAGCCCTCAGCAGCAAGAGATCGTATCGAGGAGGCTGAGCGACCGCAAGGCAGCTGTCGATGTCACTATCATCATCGCTACGTTCTTGCTGTGCTATCTCCCAGGCTGGCTTATGGGCATTTGCCGTCAGTTTGTTCCAGGAATCGATGTTCCAGCCGAGGTAGTTCTTGCAACAACCTGTACTTTCTTCGTCAGCACACTGTGTAACCTGATCATCTATTCTATCCGTAAACGAGAATTCCGTACCGCAGTAAAGAAAGTATTCAGATTGATTGGAGTTTGTATTTAG
- the LOC140945146 gene encoding 5-hydroxytryptamine receptor 4-like, with protein sequence MAFPKVIAAFHALYDVIGLPGNLLVIVTIILESRFHVMRYILLASLALSDFLLLVLVNSFRIESIAQEHWLYGQTMCHLNPFFMRYFYINTILHLVVVSYDRYLAIVKSPLTYYGNITKTRVAFMALIWITPIPFTIGPFLGWGKYVYNPDVFYCEHGETVRGKRGILPIVTLTVPFLYIVFLNVSVYKTARRQIYNMEVHVGGHHDGAEGLQQQERISRRLTDRKAAVDVAIIISAFMVCLLIVRITALCRQGIDVPAEAVHVTTCIYFLSTICNPIIYSIRKREFRKAVKKIFRRAGACRDSNENGTI encoded by the coding sequence ATGGCCTTTCCTAAAGTGATAGCAGCGTTCCACGCATTGTACGATGTGATCGGTCTTCCTGGTAATTTATTGGTCATAGTGACGATCATATTGGAATCAAGATTTCATGTGATGCGATATATTTTACTGGCAAGTCTCGCTTTATCAGACTTTCTGCTGTTGGTCCTTGTCAACTCATTCCGCATCGAGAGCATAGCACAAGAACATTGGTTATATGGCCAAACAATGTGTCATCTCAACCCATTCTTCATGAGATACTTCTACATTAACACGATTCTTCACTTGGTCGTAGTGTCTTATGATCGATACCTAGCGATCGTCAAGTCTCCTTTGACGTATTATGGCAACATTACAAAAACCAGAGTAGCATTTATGGCTCTCATCTGGATAACCCCGATTCCGTTTACAATCGGTCCATTCCTTGGTTGGGGAAAATACGTTTACAACCCAGATGTGTTCTACTGCGAGCACGGTGAAACAGTTAGAGGAAAAAGGGGTATTCTACCGATCGTTACCCTTACAGTGCCTTTCCTTTACATTGTCTTCCTAAACGTTTCAGTATACAAGACGGCGAGAAGACAAATATACAACATGGAAGTCCATGTGGGTGGCCATCATGACGGTGCTGAAGGCCTTCAACAGCAAGAGAGGATATCAAGGCGACTCACGGATCGTAAGGCAGCTGTTGATGTCGCCATCATCATCTCCGCATTTATGGTGTGCCTTCTCATAGTCCGTATCACAGCTCTTTGTCGCCAGGGAATAGATGTTCCAGCCGAGGCAGTTCATGTTACAACGTGCATTTACTTCCTAAGTACAATATGCAACCCCATCATCTATTCCATCCGTAAACGAGAATTCCGTAAAGCAGTGAAGAAAATATTCAGAAGGGCTGGAGCTTGTCGTGATTCTAACGAAAACGGCACAATTTGA
- the LOC140945148 gene encoding uncharacterized protein, with protein sequence MPQNCCVPNCTKKKYRTENGEKISYLKFPDDVILKKRWLHAIRRDEGKAFRVNQNTKICSRHFKPEDLVKAIGGQRVYVKAGVIPSRFSWSKGSPKKRAPPKCRNLSSTTECSNKELQSSQSQTTADAAEATSETCTSSAAFSYHDVENSLSSCEDQTEEVKKLEGIRGFELENAKLKAEIEVLKRQRSLKDSRLFQIRNFTTDEDIAFYTGFPNLATFNAMFEFLNTGSKGENIRYCSSKERTVQKEFYDSGNEEPEGCTSIGRRRSLEPREEFFLVLCRLRRGFAEKHLAHLFGISQSTVSRTFLSWINYMYLKFGQVSIWPNREVIRATMPDSFKEKYSCTRVIIDCTEIRCQMPSSLLLNSKLFSSYKNHVTLKGLVGIAPSGAITFISQLYSGSISDREIVERSGFLKLEFDNGDTVMADKGFTIEDLLPLGVTLNIPPFLGSNSQMTAEDVIKTQEIASVRIHVERAINKIKNFHLWDSVVPLSLFGVVNQMWSVCAFLCNIQDPLIST encoded by the coding sequence atgccgCAAAATTGTTGTGTTCCAAACTGTACCAAAAAGAAATACAGAACCGAAAACGGGGAGAAAATTTCTTACTTGAAGTTTCCAGACGACGTTATCCTCAAAAAACGTTGGCTCCATGCCATTCGTCGAGACGAAGGAAAAGCGTTTAGAGTCAACCAAAACACGAAGATCTGTTCTCGTCATTTTAAGCCCGAGGACTTGGTTAAAGCTATTGGAGGTCAGCGTGTTTATGTAAAGGCAGGGGTAATTCCATCTCGATTTTCGTGGTCCAAAGGTTCTCCGAAAAAGCGAGCACCTCCTAAATGTCGCAATCTTTCGTCTACAACAGAGTGTTCAAACAAGGAGTTGCAATCATCTCAAAGTCAAACAACTGCAGATGCAGCTGAAGCAACTTCTGAAACCTGTACTTCATCAGCAGCTTTTAGTTATCATGATGTGGAAAACAGCTTAAGTTCGTGTGAAGATCAAACAGAAGAAGTTAAAAAACTTGAAGGAATTCGaggttttgaacttgaaaatgcgAAGTTAAAGGCTGAAATAGAGGTTTTAAAACGCCAGAGGAGCCTTAAAGATTCCCGCCTTTTTCAGATACGCAATTTTACTACCGACGAGGACATTGCCTTTTATACGGGATTTCCTAATTTAGCAACATTTAATGCTatgtttgaatttttaaatacTGGATCGAAAGGGGAAAACATTAGGTACTGTTCATCAAAAGAAAGAACTGTCCAAAAGGAGTTTTACGATAGTGGAAACGAGGAACCAGAGGGATGTACTAGCATAGGTAGACGAAGAAGCTTAGAACCCAGAGAGGAGTTCTTCCTTGTTCTTTGCAGACTGAGAAGGGGATTTGCAGAAAAACATCTAGCTCACTTGTTTGGTATTTCGCAGTCGACAGTAAGCAGAACATTCCTTTCTTGgataaattacatgtatttaaaatttggtcaagTATCTATATGGCCTAATAGGGAGGTTATAAGAGCTACAATGCCTGACAGCTTTAAAGAGAAATACTCTTGCACCCGTGTAATAATCGATTGTACAGAAATTAGATGCCAAATGCCTTCCAGCCTTCTGTTGAATTCCAAATTGTTCAGCTCCTATAAGAACCATGTAACTCTAAAAGGCTTAGTTGGAATTGCTCCCAGTGGAGCTATAACTTTTATCAGTCAGCTATATAGTGGAAGCATTTCCGATCGAGAAATTGTTGAACGAAGTGGTTTCCTGAAGTTAGAATTTGACAATGGTGACACCGTGATGGCCGATAAAGGTTTTACAATTGAAGACCTACTCCCACTGGGTGTAACCCTAAACATTCCCCCCTTTTTAGGGTCTAATAGCCAAATGACAGCAGAAGATGTTATCAAGACTCAAGAAATTGCTTCTGTTAGAATACACGTTGAACGGGCCATCAATAAAATCAAGAATTTTCACTTATGGGATAGTGTTGTACCCCTCAGTTTGTTTGGGGTAGTAAACCAAATGTGGAGTGTCTGTGCCTTTTTATGTAACATTCAGGACCCTCTTATTTCCACTTAA